One window of the Cryptomeria japonica chromosome 7, Sugi_1.0, whole genome shotgun sequence genome contains the following:
- the LOC131856307 gene encoding disease resistance protein Roq1-like produces the protein MASSSSSRQQIVEYEQQKQRSIADPKLYDAFISHRGPDVKHTLAKQLYDLLKARKCRAFLYREEIEGGDSIPAAIHNAICSSVVQIAIFSRRYAESSWCLDELVLMLEQTDALFIPVFYDVQPWELGDIENEQSQYSAAFSDYQRKGRNLHKLEQWKTSLESASKKPSYEKSEHEEMPLIYKRFSDLVFSNLGEEIVSRVLQEMKKRTPLHVGKYPVGLPELVQDFERSCSMTARGKVTIVGIFGLGGAGKTTLAKELLNIKCSGYNASCFLSDVRESHARRDLHTLQSKLFKNLFHEDRKFGHAAEGIGQLEHHLGRAKHWHFLIVLDDINHREQLDFLLPEAMLGPGSLVIMTTRDQSVLAGADIHYRVKEMNWDNAKTLFCNHAFCGRDPPTAFEKLVESFVGFCGGLPLSLKVLGAHLYGRNEDYWELEFQKVKNIQPRDIMKSLKISFYGLDSQEKQIFIDIACYFNKQSIYLVKNVAMSIWEASGWSAELAVQTLQDKCLVEFDINDEFQMHDQLRDLGRQLADDLIPPRMWKPVLLRSMVCFF, from the exons ATGGCTTCCTCCTCCTCGTCTCGCCAACAAATTGTAGAATATGAACAACAAAAGCAAAGATCGATTGCAGATCCTAAACTATATGATGCATTCATCAGCCACCGAGGCCCTGACGTCAAACACACCCTTGCTAAACAATTATATGACCTTCTTAAGGCCAGAAAGTGCCGGGCATTTCTATACCGTGAAGAGATAGAAGGGGGAGATTCTATTCCTGCTGCCATTCACAATGCAATATGCTCATCTGTGGTTCAAATAGCCATCTTTTCAAGAAGATATGCAGAATCATCGTGGTGTTTGGACGAGCTGGTTCTTATGTTAGAACAAACTGATGCCCTCTTTATTCCTGTCTTCTACGATGTGCAGCCCTGGGAGCTAGGCGACATCGAGAACGAGCAGTCACAGTACTCTGCGGCTTTTTCTGATTATCAAAGGAAAGGGAGGAATCTTCATAAGCTTGAGCAATGGAAAACTTCCCTTGAATCTGCTTCAAAGAAACCTAGTTATGAAAAAAGCGAACATGAAGA GATGCCTTTAATTTATAAGAGATTCTCCGATCTGGTTTTCAGCAATTTGGGTGAAGAGATTGTATCCCGTGTCCTGCAAGAAATGAAAAAGAGGACCCCGTTACATGTTGGGAAATATCCAGTTGGACTTCCTGAACTCGTCCAAGATTTCGAAAGGTCTTGTTCAATGACAGCGAGGGGCAAGGTCACGATAGTAGGGATCTTTGGTCTAGGTGGGGCTGGCAAGACCACCCTAGCAAAAGAATTGCTTAACATTAAGTGTTCTGGCTACAATGCATCATGTTTTCTCTCCGATGTGAGAGAATCACATGCCAGACGTGATTTGCATACCTTGCAAAGTAAGTTATTCAAAAATCTGTTTCATGAAGATCGAAAGTTTGGCCATGCTGCTGAGGGAATAGGACAACTGGAGCATCATCTGGGAAGGGCAAAGCATTGGCATTTTCTTATTGTCCTCGATGATATCAATCATCGGGAACAGCTAGATTTCCTTTTACCTGAAGCTATGCTAGGCCCTGGTAGCCTTGTAATTATGACAACCCGTGACCAAAGCGTGTTAGCGGGTGCAGATATCCATTATAGGGTGAAAGAAATGAATTGGGATAATGCTAAAACTCTTTTCTGTAACCATGCATTTTGTGGACGGGATCCACCCACCGCATTTGAGAAATTGGTTGAAAGCTTCGTGGGATTTTGTGGAGGTTTACCTCTCTCACTGAAAGTTCTGGGTGCCCATCTTTATGGTAGAAATGAGGATTATTGGGAGTTAGAATTTCAAAAGGTCAAGAATATCCAGCCCAGGGATATAATGAAAAGTCTTAAAATCAGCTTTTATGGTCTGGACAGTCAGGAGAAACAGATATTTATAGATATTGCTTGTTACTTCAATAAACAGTCAATATATCTTGTCAAAAATGTGGCTATGTCAATCTGGGAAGCATCCGGTTGGAGCGCTGAACTTGCAGTTCAAACCCTGCAAGATAAGTGCCTAGTGGAATTTGATATCAACGATGAGTTTCAAATGCATGATCAGCTCCGTGATCTGGGAAGACAATTGGCAGACGACTTGATTCCTCCTCGGATGTGGAAACCAGTGCTTCTTAGATCTATGGTGTGCTTCTTCTAA
- the LOC131856308 gene encoding uncharacterized protein LOC131856308: MQEAVGFKQIIEERKCRCFHSFLDSSLETDITYFIGSTNDSAETELLWLEFGDEEGILNSIPSWIPLQKLRYLAVSNVEELWSTFQQQMQTNKQASFELRILVISGSPWLQNIPDLIEKFNHLEELHIVDSLEKTDITSLLQSLQQLSNLRLLELYGCDICSSVVLNLSNDSDSNNFEASTNSCISSLETIELSNLCNVSKLVISGDMCPRLRSLKVTWMKNLKEMNLRQLERLNTLHLWQCPELEVVSGLQGSCKRTKSLKSLQRQDCLEHIDIGQCHQLERIEGLEEVRGLKSLFIQVPQYGDPSVWNLSGRLRVGLTFSQCNIVKVNSVSLPSEYAFLIGKAVAKAKWNLNVSLFSEVIDAQTVAEVKRGEYVVEMTSSTSAITIYVLLITSSNFTRLKHKSTTHFFLNIGDCMVTGLLTAHDSIVTLNDANIKKGFMVTFNKIEGGKAINALQIIFDRLFRDSMVPKLAAYDVVKRKRK, from the exons ATGCAGGAAGCAGTGGGATTTAAACAGATCATAGAAGAAAGAAAGTGCAGGTGTTTCCATTCGTTCCTGGATTCCTCCCTTGAAACTGATATTACCTATTTTATAGGTAGTACAAATGACTCTGCGGAGACTGAACTTCTCTGGCTTGAATTTGGTGACGAAGAGGGCATCTTAAATAGCATTCCTTCTTGGATTCCTCTCCAAAAGTTGCGCTATTTAGCTGTTTCGAACGTGGAAGAATTGTGGAGCACTTTTCAGCAACAGATGCAGACCAATAAGCAG GCTAGTTTCGAGTTGAGAATACTGGTAATTTCAGGATCTCCCTGGTTGCAAAATATTCCAGATTTAATAGAAAAGTTCAATCATTTGGAAGAATTACATATAGTAGATTCCTTGGAGAAGACTGATATAACTTCCCTCCTACAGTCACTTCAACAACTCAGTAATCTTAGATTATTAGAGCTGTATGGGTGTGACATCTGTTCAAGTGTGGTTTTGAATTTGAGCAATGATAGTGATTCAAATAATTTTGAGGCTTCTACAAACAGCTGCATTAGTAGCCTTGAAACCATAGAACTTAGCAATCTTTGTAATGTATCCAAGTTGGTAATTAGTGGAGATATGTGTCCCAGACTTCGATCATTGAAAGTAACTTGGATGAAAAATCTCAAAGAAATGAACTTAAGGCAGCTAGAGAGGCTTAATACTCTTCATTTGTGGCAATGTCCCGAATTGGAAGTAGTATCAGGGCTTCAAGGCAGCTGTAAACGGACGAAATCGTTGAAAAGCCTCCAACGTCAAGACTGTCTGGAGCATATCGATATTGGTCAATGTCATCAGCTGGAGAGAATAGAAGGTCTCGAAGAAGTCAGAGGATTGAAAAGTTTGTTCATTCAAGTGCCTCAATATGGAGATCCAAGTGTGTGGAATCTCTCTGGCCGACTGAGGGTAGGACTTACTTTCTCCCAATGCAATATTGTGAAAGTGAATTCTGTG AGCCTCCCATCAGAGTACGCCTTTTTAATAGGGAAGGCAGTAGCTAAAGCGAAATGGAATTTGAATGTAAGCTTGTTTTCTGAAGTAATCGACGCCCAAACAGTTGCTGAGGTAAAGAGAGGAGAGTATGTGGTGGAAATGACAAGCTCAACGAGTGCAATCACTATATATGTTTTGCTTATAACGTCATCGAACTTTACTAGACTCAAGCATAAAAGTACCACTCATTTTTTTCTAAATATTGGAGATTGCATGGTTACTGGTTTACTCACGGCGCATGATAGTATTGTCACCCTAAATGATGCCAATATAAAGAAGGGGTTTATGGTCACCTTCAATAAAATTGAAGGAGGGAAAGCCATAAATGCATTGCAAATAATTTTTGACAGATTATTCAGAGATAGTATGGTACCAAAGTTGGCCGCTTATGATGTGGTAAAGCGTAAGCGAAAGTGA